The Bradyrhizobium guangxiense genomic sequence TCGCTCGTCCTTGCTTCGAACAGGACACGGAGACAGCAGATGGCCGACCTCACCCTGACCACCTTCAACTGGGTTCCCGAACCGCCGCGTGGCCTCGTGCGCGACCTTCGCGTGCGCTGGGCCCTCGAAGAGGCCGGCCTGCCCTATCGCGTCGCCAGCGCTCCGTTCGATGATCGCGGGGCCGCACCCCTCGCGCCCCAGCCGTTCGGCCAGGTGCCGTGGCTGACCGACGGCGACATCTCGATCTTCGAGACCGGCGCGATCCTGCTGCATCTCGGCGAGCGCAGCGAGAAGCTGATGCCGAGAGATCCGCGCGGCCGCACTGAAGCGACGAAATGGGTGTTCGCAGCGCTCAATTCGGTGGAGATCGCCAGCCTGCCCTGGGGGATGTCGAAGTTCATGGGACATCCGACCGACACGGCGGCGTGGAAATTCGTCGACGACTTTCTCAAGCTTCGGCTGAGGCATCTCGAGCCGGTGCTCGCCGGCCGAAAATGGCTGGCCGGTTCCTTCTCCGTCGCCGACATCCTGATGGCGGATGTGCTGCGCGTCATCGATCAATTCGGCGGGCTGGCGGACAGTCCCGCCTGCCGTGCCTATGTCGCGCGCGCCACCGGCCGCCCAGCGTTCGCCAAGGCGCATGCGGACCAGCTGGCGCATTTCGCCGCGGCGGATAAGGCGCGCGGGGTGTGATGCGCCTCACATAATCGACCCGCTGCCCGGCGTAGAGTTGCCGCCATCGGAACAAAGCCATTCGACAGGTGCCACATGCTGCGCATCGAATATCTCAAGCGACAGATCGCCCGCGCCGAGCGGCTGGCCAAAGCCATCCTCGACCGGCACACCGCCGATCGGCTTCAGGCCTTCGCCGCCGAATGCCGCACCGAATTGTCGGAGCTGACACTCAAGACCGCCGCGTGAGCGTGCCGGTGCGCGTCAGACCAGCTTCAGCGGGGCATCGGCGACGACCCTGAGGTCAATGCTGCCGATCAACGCCGCACGCCGCGCCTCTGCCGCACTGATGGCCTCGTCCGTCTGCCGCAGCGTCGAGACATTCGAGCCGAGCGAGACGATCCCTCCCAGCACCAGCGCAATCGATCCGAGCGCGGCGGTCTGACCAAATCCGAACAGGCCAAGGATCGTCACGAGTAGCAGCACAGCCCCGCCGCCGATCGCGATCTTGGATGCCAGAATGTACTTCCGGCATCGTTCGGCGATCTCGGCGAGCCGCTCGATCCGATCTTCGATGTCGGAGATTTCGTCGATCGGATCGGCTTCGGTCATGGGATCGAATCAGCAGTAAGCGGTAGCCCGCATGAGTAAAGCGACATGCGGGACCTCGGCAAAGACCCGGATGTCGCTCCGCTCATCCGGGCTAAGCGTCCTCACAACGGCAAATTGTCGTGCTTCTTCGCCGGCATTTCCGTTTTCTTGTCCTTCAGCATCGCCAGCGCCCGCGCGATGCGCTTGCGGGTCGAGTGCGGCATGATGACGTCGTCGATATAGCCGCGCTCGGCGGCGATGAACGGCGACAGGAA encodes the following:
- a CDS encoding glutathione S-transferase family protein; this encodes MADLTLTTFNWVPEPPRGLVRDLRVRWALEEAGLPYRVASAPFDDRGAAPLAPQPFGQVPWLTDGDISIFETGAILLHLGERSEKLMPRDPRGRTEATKWVFAALNSVEIASLPWGMSKFMGHPTDTAAWKFVDDFLKLRLRHLEPVLAGRKWLAGSFSVADILMADVLRVIDQFGGLADSPACRAYVARATGRPAFAKAHADQLAHFAAADKARGV